aatctaaaaaaaacatgaaatcatTAAAGCAATCCAATggttataatttagttttgcttttcatccaatggttatagttttttcaaaaaagaatttaagaggctattttattattattgtaagatACATTACCACGGTACCACCTGCAAAGGCATAAGCATATTGAGGGAAAAAGTGTTAATTTAGTCTAATTAATGTTAATTGGTCCAGCAACAAAAGatatatttcaaatttaactttttttttatcaactcTTCCATAGAAGAGTAGGTAAAAGTCATGGTCACAAGTTTGATTTTTTACCGCATGTAAAcgtttataacttttaaaaactaACATGATAATCACGCAATATATTGCGATGAATATAGATTGATATTGTGCTGAAAacctatttgttttataatttacacGGGACattatttaatttcattatcTTGAGTTTTAAATTGATAAGTGTATAAACTTAAATTTACAACCTTTATCAATATGAATttcaaatttgacttttttttataccAACTCCTCTAAAAAAGAGTTGGCTAACACATTGTCTACAAAAACTATGGTCATAAGTTCGAATACAGAATAAGTTGCAACGTACCAAAGTTGTCCACATTATTACAATCAAATCATTATAATGAAACATATTttgatagaaataaaaaaacgaAAGTGAAGTGATGATTAGTTCGAAAGCTCgacaaaaacaaatatgaaatcaGACATTCTTAATCAAACATAGAAACTCCAACTACAAAAACAACTTGCTTGGTACATAGAAACCCATTAACAAGGTTTAACTTTTATCTTGTGTAATATGAGGTATCTATATTATATCAAAAGAGTATTGTTGGGGTATACTTGACACCCTTAAAACTCTTTTTAGGCTTAAAACTCTCTTCTAATTAGTCTAAAGTTCTCTcctctttttattttgattttttttatttgcttattaaataaagatttttcttttaaagttaAGGTTTCtctattttaaaattaaggTCCAAACTTCTctattttgaaattaaggtttctcttttaggttcggtatttataggaaacaccCGACATGGCCTTCAGCGAGTCGGCCTCGCAAATCCAGCCCAGCCCGTCACTAATGCAAGGTCGCATTCTGTGATTGgcctcgtatttgaccctgcaaatacggGGCCATATTCCCACAGTGAATTGCAAGGTCGCaagatattatcaatattagatctccATATATTTAAGtcaaaaaaacttataattttgaatatttacggttccaagtgttatacttgcAAGCTGTCGTATAATAATCACAGGTtcatcactgtcattattagctgagacatattgatagaattgtttgtcgtagtcatttcacaaggcacatgctacaataattcctatattatagaattttttgaaaccagctcataatgtgatattattaaaaattaaaaaaataagatactCTAAAACATTGaacacatatattgtatttcatattttgaaaaaaaagtattgtaaataatatttcatatgttggatttttttaattaattgaatagttaaaaaaaaaataaaaattctcaaattgatgactaaaataaatataaattacgTATTCAAGgttaaaatgtgtaaattattgTTGGAATTTAAAAacgtgtaaattaatgagacctTTTCAACagatactaatataataaactaatagtttatttagataatgattattagaatttttaatttataattaaattaaatgatgaaataaaCGAAAGAAAGACTTTGACAAATTAAAATTGGGCACTTTTAATGGAACGAAGGGAGTATAAAATAAGACTTTAAGGtaataaaattcaaacaaaaaataaaaaatatctatCATTAAAGTTATAACAATttgataaataagttaaaatcctacttgtcatttaaaaaaaaatgtcacataTATTTGTGTacatcctctcttagttatataaatagattataaatataaactaaacaAGTGTacataacaaaataattttatataaatataaaatgtatactatatataatcTTCCATTATAagtttaatatttgtttataaatatattatcttACGTATTATTCGGGTTTATAATCTAATAACTActtctaaaacaaaaaataaaaatgactaaaTGAGAATAAAAGAAAACGATAATTACCTTTATCAATCCCTATATGGCACTCACATTTGTAAAGTACAGCTTTGATGCTTAATAAAAAATTTGGTACGAACCTTTTTACCATAAGCTTTGTTGGATGCTTAGATCAGCTATTGTAATAATTACTTTGTAAcacaatatttttctttgtgaGTAATTCTAAAATGACAAACTAAAACTAACtacaaataaaagtttacaGACTATATGACATTccagaaaatttaaaagttaataacttaatatgatatgcatttatttaagtttcaacataaTTATTCATCTTTTGAATACTTACATTTTTAACCGCaaccattttttattatattttttttttaaaggtgaatttcacaggaaacttcgtgtcgcgattcgataaCGGAaagtctaacatacgttgtcttaaccgggtccgcgctagagagctccctcgaagtagaaatgcctatttcaaatacccgatgggggaaaaccccctactaatccgcccgaaggcacgacgatgaataggggtaaaccctgccccctcagactttAACATAGgaatacccaagccaagccctcataaaggAACTTCTATATCTCCTCTTTCAAATGctccacaacttttattttttatttttatttaactgcATATTAATCAACTTATACTGATTACATAACAGTAATGTTTGAATACATAACTGTAATGTTTGAATTGAAACTCTAGAGTTTAGACTATCAAAAAACTCCATATTAATCTATTCTAAAGTTTTTAATcgcaaccttttttttttaatactcaCCAACCTAatggtgtttggtatgatggaatagAAAAAtgagaaagggaatgagaaagacttctcttgtttgtttgcaatgaagaaagagaatgagaaaggagaaaggtaaatcattttcattctcccttttctctacaaattgtagagaataggtaagaatgaaaaaaaaaaaattttctttttaagatgttatatgtaataaatatactattatttaaaagttattatttttatatatattcattctctgtgagtaccaaacaataaaattcattctttttttcaaatactcattctctttcttattatttccattctctattatattttcattctctatgattctctTTTACCAAACATCCTTATATAAGCTTATTTTTCAAGCACTCATCAAATTACACGCTAGAAATTAACTATGATGATATATCATTCCAAAACACTATTATTCGTTAATGATTACAAAGTATAGTATTgcttaaaaagttttttttttttttttttaaagtgaattttgttggatattttgtatcgtgattcgacagcatgaggtctaacatacgttgtctaaAATCAGGTCCGTGCTAGAAAGCTCtttcgaagtagaaatgtctatttcaaaaaTCCAATGCGGGAAAACCCCAtactaatccgtccgaaggcacgacgattaataggggtaaactctgcccTCTCAGACTTTAACCTGAATATAACCGAGTCAATCGCTCATAAAGGGACCAAATTTTATGTCCTCCCCAAGACTTGAACACAAAACCTCATACAAAGAAGAATGACCTTTCAACCATTGAAAAGTTACTTAGGGGCAAGGGCGTAGTGCCAATGTTTTGGTAAATTTTGGCAAAAAACTAGCCAATGAGAGGGAGTCATATGGATTTAGCCAAAAATTTGCCAATATTAGCCGATCCTTGCCAATGTTGATggtaaagttgttttttttttttgccaatttTTGCCAATTGTTgccaacaaaaaaattaaaaaaaaaaacgctcccaacgttcacatgTCAGCCCCCAACGTTCACTTATATCGACAAAAACTAACCGATATACCTTGCCAAAAGTTGCTGATTAAACTTGTCAATACATGCCGATGCATGTGCTATAGCCAGAGGCGGAGGGAGGGGAGGGGTAGGGGGGTGCTGAGCTCCTGCTAATAAGCCCAATTGTAATGAAACTTTTTCAGCCCATAATCACTAATTAGTTGTCTAGCCACCCCTAATGTGCCTTTCAACAAAATAGAACCAGCGAGAAGAGAGGCAGCGAAAATTTTCACAACAATCAACGGTTTTCTTTCTTTGAtcgttccttttttttttgttctttaatCAATTATGTATATCCTTCATTAGATTACTTcgatttcattattattatgataaacaatattgtaaataattgtGCGAAGTTTTATTTGTTACTTGAGATGACGTAGTAGTAATTAATATGAACAAGACattcataaacataaacaaaattgGTTGTAGATAACATTTAACAAATCTGAGTAAGTTTCTTTGAAAATCGATGAAATCATCGGATATATGATTCGTTATGAGTactattatatatcatatgtaAGCGCCCCTCAGCTTATAATCCTGGCTCCGCCTCTGGCTATAGCTTTGCCAAATTGCCGATACATACTAACCGATATTTTTTACCGATAAAACAAGCCGAATACACTGTTGCTCTTTCTATCCTAaagtaaaaattgaaaagataaTGGATGACGAAAGGAACAAGGCAAGAGTAAGAATGTTTTGTTGCCTCCTTTGAACCCGACTCACGTGCTTACACACGTGATCATTAACCCTCCATTTTCGACAAAGGCTCTCCATTCTCCAATGCATGCGTTCTCACACTtctcattaatatatatgtcattttGCCACTTTCtgttctatatatattaattcaaacaaaaaaaaaaaacaaaataaattccaaaaaataaaataaaatgggaGATGATAAATCAAGAAATGATCAACTACAAGCAGTGTGGTTCGCCGCCGGCATGGCAGTAATGATCGCGTGTCTTGAACGCGCCACCGTGTTGTCAATATTCAAAAACTGGCATATGTGGGTTTTCTTAGCACTTAATCTCTTATTAATAGCTATTCTTTTCACATCCAAATACCCACCTCGAAACACTTCAAACCCGCCTCCGAAATCTCATTCTGTTCAAGAATCCGTCGAGACGCCACCATCGCCGGCGGTGGTTGACCACCGTGAAGATCCCGTTGACCATAGTGAAAATGAGAAAGAAGAATTTagttttgaagaagaagaggaagaagatgatACAATGTCGGGTTTGTTGTCGAATGATGAGTTAAATGAGAAAGTTGAGGCTTTTATTTCAAGATTTCGACAACAATATTTAGTTTCCGATGTTAAGATTAGTAGAACTGGTAGTTCGGATAATGTATGTAGAAGTGCGGTTTTCGCGAAAACGATTACGGTTTAAGCTCCTTTCGTCGTGGCGCGTGTGGTTTTTAGTAGAGTCAGAGGTGATATGTAcacggaaaaaaaaattagtttgcAAGGGCGCaaaataatactcattttggtGTACAGATCACCTCCCGATTAATGGTTCTTTTGGTGTTCATGATGTAACGTATGTCCATCAGCATCTTCCCTTAGATTTGTATTTTAGACAACAGATTCCTTGACTTTTGTTTTGAATTTCCATTTGTTGATTCTATTTATTTTAGAGTTTCTAATTGTTCACTTTGTGTTTGGTACTTTTGTGTTTAAATTTGGACTTTTGAAATGCTCAAAAAAGTTTTCTTCCTACATTAGCGACACAAAGTTTTGCCCTGGTGAAGATGTTACTCGAGTTCATTATTACcactaaaaaaatgtttgaaaaatgaatgaaaCTTATGATTTGAATTATCAATATTGATTTCAAATAAAATGAATCCATTTTCTGCCATCGGAAAAGCTTACAAGTCAAGTCCTAATCAACCTGTTAAAGCTTGTATTTGGGTAACTGTTTTGCcaataagttgattaattatGGACAAACCTCTTGCTGCGATTGTTTTCTGTTGCTAATGACCAAAAGTACCAATTTCAGTCAACACCACAAACATGCTTAAAAATCCAATTTCGGTTTGTCCCGTCACTAAAACCAAACTATTGACATAACTTTCAAATGATAATCGTCCTTCACAAAGTTGTACTCCCGGATGAAGTGGCACGACCAATGCCTTGCCAAGTGACTTTAACCAACGGTATCTGATACAAAGTTCAAAAGCATCATATATGCCTCGTCTCTCAACAACAACATGGCATCCCAAGACCAGGATGGAACACTACCGCAGTACCACGTGGGGATCACCTCCAAGAAATTCACAGCCCTGCTCCATTTCTCAAAACCTTGCGACTTTCTTTATGTTTTCCACACCAAATTCTATATGGTAGGGTCTAAAGACAATACCACGCAGGAAAAGGGAAGCATAAAGTGAAGTGGCAGAAGGGGGATGgggatgttaaaaaataataaaatataaattgttaaattagataaaaagaaaaaaaacaagaagaaattaattaaatcgatAAGAGCATTTGTAATGAGGCCTCAAAACCCGTACAACTACACCAAAAATGTTGTCATATCAGGAACCAGATAACATTAGATTGATAACAATAtgttgatgtacgttgatgtgacaacagcaacttagatttgatatgtcgtttagattgagacattatgttaatttatgtcgtatctatatatgtaattgataggttatggactttatgttttggtaatgatcgattacatgttttggtgttatatatatgtgtgttatgtatgatgtttgttgtgtaatatacaagtacaaacataatatgtgttaggattccttaagatgaaatacttaggaatataactaagtcttgtatctaacgaagataaagtatatcttcgttagaggcaaacgaagataaacttcgtttggtacaaacgaagattaacttcgttacattggctgggcagctaagttcgtaagaacaaagcccagcaagcccagtttgactcaaaacatatatatacgaatgaatactctaaaattaTGAttacgttcgacatacaagtacaccagacacctaagttcgttctatatcttatagaaacgaagatagcataatacgatataccagtttactaatcaaactagttatctcgtgaggattccgcactcacgacataatcatagacgatctcgagagcgatctatagctatcgagggactcacacaATCACACTAAAACTGAACCCCACAATAATACACATTAACAATAGAGGAAGCTATGCAACTCGCTCCTCTTGTCGTGGTTGTAGCCACGTTGAACTCCACCACTTTGATTGTCTGTAGTAGACCACGCCAACATCTGACATGGTTCAGCCATTACAGACGCtctaataaaatttatacaCATGTTATATACCTTTCCATTTTTGCTTACCTATAACTCATAAAGAAGCATAACAACTCGCTCATTCTAAAAAACTGCAAAGTTTCATGTATACTTCTAATCTGTAGAGGGGTAGGCAATGATACTGAAAAACTTAGGATATTGCCTATCAGCTACATACACAATTACAACCAATGAATAAAATTCTGACACTATCGACTACTACATTCAAATTGACATTAAACATTCATGATTTTGTTTCAATTATCGACAAAACATCAACATTATTAAACCTAGAGCAACAATTGACACTAACAAGTTTACAACTATTTTCGAAAAACTAAATTCGAATCAATGTACCACATACCGAATGCAATTGAATTTCAAACACGCGAACCCATCATTTCTTTCAGAACAGCTAGTCGCATCCGAGGAGGACAACCAAATAGTGCCCGTGTATTTTCCGGACTTCTCACCAAAAAAAGATAGGCTTTTGAGATGACATCTTTTCCAATACCTATGTGTTCCAATTCCTTAAAAATTTCACCTTCTGAATACACACGTGGACGTGATCCAACAATTGCCTAAACACAAGTAGATAACAGCAATCATTAAtccaacaaatacaaaaattaggTCCgcataacattaaaaaaaattaacaaattgaATACCTTGGTACACTCCTTCATAGCATCGACTAAATATTCTATGGAACCGATAATCTTCAAGGCAATATCACTTTGTTCTTCAATCttactttttttactttttgaagGATTCTCCTGTGAGTCTTCCGAGGTCAATGTAACCTGAATATCATCATCGTTGttaaaattctcaaaattaatATCATTGGTACGTAACaattgatcgatttcatcaacTATTTCTATTCTTTCCTCTTCGCTGCCCATTcgtctttttctttctttggcAGTTTCGGTTGCAGTACCAGTTACTCTATCTTTAGAAAATAACTCATAGATCTCATTGTAGTATGGGAAAGGTTTTGTTTTCCATATTGCAGCATCGGGCTTGTTCTGTTTAAGTACACACATATTAGGAATAGAAAAGTTGTTAATATTATACAATAAGCAGACAATGAGATGAACAATTACCGCTATCAATTCTTCCCATAATTCTTCTTCTGCCTCAATTAAGTTGCTCTTGGGGTTCCAAGTAAAACCACTCAATGAAGTTCCACCAAATAAATCATAGCAgtgtaaaaaatgttttttgatGGTTTTTAAGCGATTTTGTAAATGTCTCTTGTGGATATTCTGATTCAGATTTCTACTCAACTCTTCCACCATATTCTCATATGCTTTGGTTGTGAATGTTCCATCGACCTTATTACCTTTATCCTGTTCTCTAAGCATTGCCTGTATAAATGCACTATCCATTTTAGGGGTCCAAACTAGTAGCTCCCTCTTTCCACTAACACCAATATTTCCTCTTTCACACATTGTCCAAATCTACAAGGGCAAACTTAGAAATATAATTGAATAACATGTCATTGTACATACAACAGTTATATACTAAacactaaaaagaaaaaatcacaTTTAAGAAATAAAGATCGCATCGCTGCCTCGCTGGTGGCATATAACTTCAAGACTCATTTCAATGCATAACGTAAGATATATACATTGACTAGGTTCAAAAACAGCATGTCACAAAGTCACAGGCCATTTGTAAGTTAGGAGCCTTATTTTATAGGGTTACAGTCACTCAACCTTATTGATATAGGATTTGCATTCTGCAATGTAGTTTTGGATTCAAATCCCATACCAAACCAAAtacattttgttcttttttcttttattttttaataataaatcataGCTAACATTATCATACCTGTACTACTACTACTATCATTATCATACTTTCTAGTACTAATGTCATTATTAGCTTTATTATAACATGGGttaattcaaaattttcatagaaaggtTGAGTAACTGTTTCAAGTTATcgattttagatttttaatgCGACCTTGTATGTTTTCAAGGTGAGGCTTGAAACAGCATATTTTATTCGATCATTCAGGTTTTAGAGTTGATATTGATCATGCACACCTCCCATCTATCGCTAAAATGGGTAAGCTCACAAGTTTAGTTCCATATGTAAACCGATACAAAAATCAAACCAGAGAAACATGGGAATTCATTCAGATGCAACCCATGAGATGATAAATCTTTCTGAAAAAGAGtaaaaagataagaaaagatATCATGACTTGTAGAAACCGGCAATAAGCTATGAAGTCCCTATCTTTCACGATTTGTCATGTTATAATGTTGCACATTCAATAACTCTCCATTAAACAATGTACA
The Erigeron canadensis isolate Cc75 chromosome 2, C_canadensis_v1, whole genome shotgun sequence DNA segment above includes these coding regions:
- the LOC122589023 gene encoding L10-interacting MYB domain-containing protein-like, whose amino-acid sequence is MCERGNIGVSGKRELLVWTPKMDSAFIQAMLREQDKGNKVDGTFTTKAYENMVEELSRNLNQNIHKRHLQNRLKTIKKHFLHCYDLFGGTSLSGFTWNPKSNLIEAEEELWEELIANKPDAAIWKTKPFPYYNEIYELFSKDRVTGTATETAKERKRRMGSEEERIEIVDEIDQLLRTNDINFENFNNDDDIQVTLTSEDSQENPSKSKKSKIEEQSDIALKIIGSIEYLVDAMKECTKAIVGSRPRVYSEGEIFKELEHIGIGKDVISKAYLFLVRSPENTRALFGCPPRMRLAVLKEMMGSRV